In [Clostridium] cellulosi, one genomic interval encodes:
- a CDS encoding ABC transporter (High confidence in function and specificity): protein MLKIYRNLKEHIFSVIAVIVLVFGQVMSDLYLPTVMSNVVNNGIMKEDINYIWREGGYMLFISGLGVICAILASLIGSRMAMSLGTSLRNQIFTKVESFSLHEFDKFGASTLITRTTNDIIQIQNVTILIINMLLRAPLMCIGGVIQAMSKDKTLTLILLVSLPFVALLIFLIAKYVIPIFKQIQSKIDKLNLIMRENLTGIRVIRAFNREAHQNEKFEKANTDLTQTYIRVNRIMAFLMPVIMLIMNLMLTALLWFGSIRVDTNELNIGNLFAFTQYAIQIMFSLVIVAVMFILIPRSEAAADRINAVLETEPEITETKTPVRATSQKGMVEFRNVTFRYHGAEQPALKNISFTAKPGETVAIIGGTGSGKTTLVNLIPRFYDVESGEILIDGVNVNQMTQEELRKKIGFVPQKALLFTGTIAENLRYGDDTADMDRIKHAAEIAQAAEFIEKMEDKYDTVLYEGGLNLSGGQKQRLSIARALTRKAEIYVFDDSFSALDFKTDAKLRAALKKETKDSTVIIVAQRVGSVMDADKIIVLDDGEIAGIGTHRELLNTCEVYREIVSSQLSEEELA from the coding sequence ATGCTAAAAATTTACCGCAACCTAAAAGAGCATATATTCAGCGTTATCGCTGTTATTGTTCTTGTCTTTGGTCAGGTAATGTCAGATCTGTATCTTCCTACCGTCATGTCAAATGTTGTTAACAATGGCATAATGAAAGAGGATATCAATTATATCTGGCGAGAAGGCGGATATATGCTCTTTATTTCCGGACTTGGAGTTATATGTGCTATTCTCGCCAGTCTTATCGGCTCCAGAATGGCCATGAGCCTCGGCACGAGTCTGCGCAATCAGATATTTACCAAAGTTGAAAGCTTCTCATTACATGAGTTTGACAAATTCGGAGCATCAACACTTATTACAAGAACTACAAATGATATTATTCAAATACAAAATGTCACAATACTTATAATTAATATGCTTTTAAGAGCACCGCTTATGTGCATAGGCGGCGTTATCCAAGCGATGTCTAAGGATAAGACACTTACACTAATACTGCTTGTTTCCCTGCCCTTTGTTGCTCTGCTGATCTTCCTTATTGCAAAGTATGTTATACCCATTTTCAAGCAGATTCAAAGCAAGATTGATAAGCTGAACCTCATTATGAGAGAGAATCTTACCGGTATCCGTGTAATTCGTGCCTTTAACCGCGAAGCACATCAAAACGAGAAGTTTGAAAAGGCAAACACCGATCTTACTCAAACATACATCAGGGTTAACCGCATAATGGCGTTCCTTATGCCGGTGATAATGCTCATTATGAATCTGATGTTAACGGCTTTGCTTTGGTTTGGAAGTATCCGTGTTGATACTAATGAGCTAAATATCGGCAATCTGTTTGCATTCACCCAGTATGCAATACAGATCATGTTCTCGCTTGTAATAGTCGCTGTTATGTTTATATTGATACCACGCTCTGAGGCAGCTGCAGACAGAATTAATGCTGTACTTGAAACAGAACCAGAAATAACTGAAACAAAGACTCCGGTCAGAGCAACATCGCAAAAAGGCATGGTCGAATTTAGAAACGTAACGTTCCGTTATCACGGAGCCGAGCAGCCTGCGCTTAAAAACATCAGTTTTACCGCAAAGCCTGGGGAAACTGTCGCTATAATCGGTGGCACCGGCAGCGGCAAAACAACGCTTGTCAACCTCATACCGCGTTTTTATGACGTAGAAAGCGGTGAAATTTTGATTGACGGTGTTAATGTAAATCAGATGACACAAGAAGAACTAAGAAAGAAAATAGGCTTTGTACCTCAAAAAGCTCTGCTGTTTACAGGTACAATTGCCGAGAACCTCAGATACGGCGACGATACAGCCGATATGGACCGTATTAAACACGCCGCTGAAATCGCACAGGCAGCTGAATTTATCGAAAAGATGGAAGATAAATATGACACAGTTCTATATGAGGGTGGTTTAAACCTTTCAGGCGGACAGAAACAACGTCTTTCAATTGCAAGAGCACTGACAAGGAAAGCCGAAATCTATGTCTTTGACGACAGCTTCTCTGCTCTGGACTTTAAAACTGACGCCAAGCTTCGCGCGGCGCTTAAAAAAGAAACTAAGGATTCAACAGTTATTATAGTTGCTCAGCGCGTCGGCAGTGTAATGGACGCAGACAAAATAATTGTTCTCGACGATGGTGAGATTGCCGGTATTGGCACACATCGTGAACTATTAAATACCTGCGAAGTTTATCGTGAAATAGTGTCCTCGCAGCTTTCCGAGGAGGAATTAGCATGA